The genomic interval CACAATTGAGTGAATTTTATCTAAAATGTTCCAATTATTGTAGACGATTCTTATCTCTTCTGCAATATTATCTGCTGTATGGGACTTCACCATACGGACAGTATCAAGCACAGGAGACTTGAGGACCCACTCTAGGGATATGTAGTGAGCTGTCACTGTGATGAATGCTTTCGTTTGTCGAGATGTCCATAATTTGTCTGTTGTTAAAGCAATACGTtttgttttctccatctctctgtctctctctctctctctctctctctaccactcaATTGTAAATAGAAGGTAAGAGAGTCCTTCCTCTCTGCGACTTGGCTTATCTCGGGTTGAGTCCATTTACTAATCTCTTGAACTCCTTGTCTTCAACAACAGATAGTGGTTGTAAGTCTTCCACTATCATCCTGACAACCAGAGCGTCaagttctttctctttattcgaGCCATTCTTATAGGGCTGAGCCTTAGTGATGGCCTTTATCTGCGTTGGTTGAGCAGTGGTGGATGGTCTGGGGTATTTGGCAGCAATTTCCATATCTGCATCCTCCTTCTTTGAACTCCGCACATTCAATGGTCTGGTGCGCAGGTGTTTCATGTTCCATGTACCTCCACTGTACTAAAGCTTGTCTTTACACACCAAGCATACAACGACGTCAGACGACGTCTGTTCCATGTACGTTCACACTGGAGTTGTTCTATTCCGCTTGGATGCCATTGTTCTACATGAACATGAAATTTAGGCTTAATAATTGAGACGTACACCTCCATTCTCTATGCTCTGACGTTGCAAAGTAGGTACAAACGCGATATGTGCACCTTCAGCACGCTGCCTTTGAAAAAGGCTTGGTGCCTGTAATAAATATTACGTTAtaatgtgagagaggaagggttggaGTACAACTTACAGGTAAGTTATTTTGAATATCTGAAAAAATAaggtctttctttattcatgagGATGATGGTCAcggatcctctctctcttaggcaGTTTTAGCTCCTAagatcatttatatatatatatatatatatatatatatatatatatatatatatatatatatatatatatatatatatatatatatatatatatatatatatatatatatatatatatatatatatatatatatatatatatatatatatatatatatatatatatatatataaagagggtgaagaaaagaaagctagGTAAGAGAAAGTGAGTGGGAAGAcaaggggtgaaaaaaaaaatatgaaagatagGTTGTGGGCTCCATcacattgatatatatatatatatatatatatatatatatatatatatatatatatatatatatatatatatatatatatatatatatatatatatatatatatatatatatatatacatatgtgtgtttgtgtgtgtgtgtgtgtgtacaaatacACATtacatatatgtgtgtatatatacacattatatatatatatatatatatatatatatatatatatatatatatatatatatatatatatatatatatatatatatatatatatgtgtgtgtgtgtgtgtgtgtgtgtacattatatatacatatatatatatatatatatatatatatatatatatatatatatatatatatatatatatatatatatatatatatatatatatatatatatatatatatatatatatatatatatatatatatatatatatatatatatatatatatatatatatatatatatatatatatatatatatatatatatatatatatatatatatatatatatatatatatatatatatatatatatatatatattgttactgccagagagagagagagagagagagagagagagagagagaacactgagGATGGTAGTAGATGGGATAGGGAGAAGATATTTtgcttgatgatgatgaatgatttGATGAATTTAGCTTCTGCTGGGTTAATGGAGATCAGATAAGGACTTCAAAGACTCCACACAAGAAACGTGTGTAGGGGACACCCAACTCTGCCCTGCCCTGGGGCAGAAGCAAATATACTGTAGAGGGGAGGGGACGTCGTGAACGAGCGTCTCGCATTGAGAGTGATCCCCAATCTACAGGGGTTAAATGACCTGCCAACACGTGAGTGTCTTGACTACAACATACTCAGTGTAACATATATGTCCTGTTTTGTGTAAGAGCGTACAGTAGCAAAATTTGTAATCTTATTCTGTAAGACTGATACTGTTAAGCTACCAATGTGTGCAGTAACGTAAATCTATAAACCTATTCCATAAGGCTGAGACTGTTAAGTTACCATTACATATTTGTCTTTATGAGAATTGGCTCGTGTCCACAGGTTTTGACCGATTCAATCAATACATCGAGTCAGCGTGAAACGGGTCTTATTATCCTGCACTGATCGCCCCAAGAAAGTGGCGATAACAGTCAAAACGTGAAGGGTCGGCCGCCGCGGACGGATTGTGGATCCCTACGACGAGGACGAGAGCGGAGCGGCGGGACTGTGAGTGAGCAAGGTGCGGTGCTGGGAGGGCGACAGAACAAGTGGTTGCCCGCTTGGTGGTAGTGAGTGGTAGCTGTGACGGAGACTGGTGCCACATCTCGACCACCGGAGAGACATCTTGCGCCCGCACCGACGGCCACGGCCACAAAGTGAGACAGTTGACAGGACTCGCTAGCTGGGCTTAAGGATTAAGGATAGCAGCGGGTCGAGCGCGTGTTCACggacgtacatacatacatacagacatatatATCTCCTGTGCGTTATTCATTGTTGGCGAATCTCTGTCACATAGGTGCAAGTTTAATTTAAGTTTATACATGCGCAATAGTATTTTACGTAttgtgtggtggctgtgtcctcgctgaggtgagacactgtgtggtggctgtgtcctcgctgaggtgagacactgtgtggtggctgtgtcctcgctgaggtgagacactgtgtggtggctgtgtctTCGCTGAGGTgagacactgtgtggtggctgtgtctTCGCTGAGGTgagacactgtgtggtggctgtgtcctcgctgaggtgagacactgtgtggtggctgtgtctTCGCTGAGGTgagacactgtgtggtggctgtgtctTCGCTGAGGTgagacactgtgtggtggctgtgtcctcgctgaGGTAAGACACTGTGTGGTGTCTGTGTCCTCGCTGAGGTGAGACACTGTGtagtggctgtgtcctcgcggtggcgagacactgtgtggtggctgtgtcctcgctgaGGTAAGACACTGTGTGGTGTCTGTGTCCTCGCTGAGGTGAGACACTGTGtagtggctgtgtcctcgcggtggcgagacactgtgtggtggctgtgtcctcgctgaggtgaaacactgtgtggtggctgtgtcctcgctgaGGTGAGGCACTGTGTGGTGGCTGCGTCCTCGCTGAGGTgagacactgtgtggtggctgtgtcctcgctgaggcgagacactgtgtggtggctgtgtcctcgctgaGGTGAGACACCGTGtagtggctgtgtcctcgcgGTGGCGAGGcactgtgtggtggctgtgtcctcgctgaGGTGAAACACTGTTtagtggctgtgtcctcgcgGTGGCGAGGcactgtgtggtggctgtgtcctcgctgaGGTGAAACACTGTTTAGTGGCTGTGTCCTCGAGGTGGCGAGACACAGTGtagtggctgtgtcctcgcgcAGGCGAGGCACTGTGTAGTGACTGTGTGGAGTACATACATCGGCGCTGAGGCCAGCATGGATCGAcaagaagaaggggagacaCTTCGGTGGAAGGATGATGTTGATGACAATGGCTCACTCAAGAGTAGTGAGGAGGgtaacaccaccacccttcctccAGCATCACCAGGTTTAGAGCACAAGGTGGATTCTCTTTTTGATGCAGTCCAAAGGATACAGTAATCAGTAACAACTCTCCTGAACAAGGACAAGGCGGAACAAAGAGAAACCAGTAAAGGGACCGATAAGGTGGCCCAGAGAACATCACCCCAGGAACTCGTAGAGATTGAGTCTGAACCGGATCAGGTAAACCAGGGGGAGGATAAAGGATGCTCCGTACCTGCGCTTGATGTCTCGTCGAGAATGCTTCACCAGGGGGAGCACAAAGGGCTCAACAAGACAAAGGAGACTGATGAAAAGTCACAGAATGATGGATTTTCCAAGCTCCTTAGAGGCTTACAACTTTCGAAGAGAGTGACACCTATATTTAGTGGAGGAACCTGTTTTGAATTTTGGGAGTTTAAGCAAGCTTTCCAACGCCATGTCAAAGTCATGGATATGCCTGCTATCGTCAAACTAGAGACACAAGTTTCTGCTTACACTGGACAGATTAGAGGTAAGGTCCGGTCATGTATGAAGATCGAAGATTCTAACACTGGGTATGAACGTGCGCTAGAACTGCTTGAGGAGCGATATGGTGATGAAGACACCTTTgtagataaaatgataaaaagaatctTACAGGGATCTCCTCTGAGAGCAAGGGATGTAAAGGGCTTAAGGAAGTTCACCGATAAACTGGAGGAATGTTTTCATAATTTGACCATTCTAAATCAGGT from Scylla paramamosain isolate STU-SP2022 chromosome 23, ASM3559412v1, whole genome shotgun sequence carries:
- the LOC135111944 gene encoding uncharacterized protein LOC135111944; the protein is MLASAPIEDTATTQCLATARTQPLNSVSPQRGHSHHTVPRHREDTATTRCLTSARTQPPHSVSPQRGHSHHTVSHLSEDAATTQCLTSARTQPPHSVSPQRGHSHHTVSRHREDTATTQCLTSARTQTPHSVLPQRGHSHHTVSRHREDTATTQCLTSARTQTPHSVLPQRGHSHHTVSHLSEDTATTQCLTSAKTQPPHSVSPQRGHSHHTVSHLSEDTATTQCLTSAKTQPPHSVSPQRGHSHHTVSHLSEDTATTQCLTSARTQPPHNT